From a single Pempheris klunzingeri isolate RE-2024b chromosome 2, fPemKlu1.hap1, whole genome shotgun sequence genomic region:
- the eno1b gene encoding enolase 1b, (alpha): MSIRKIHAREIFDSRGNPTVEVDLYTDNGLFRAAVPSGASTGIYEALELRDNDKSRYLGKGVSQAVGHINSTIAPALVGKDLSVVEQERIDQMMIDLDGTENKSKFGANAILGVSLAVCKAGAAEKGIPLYRHIADLAGNPEVILPVPAFNVINGGSHAGNKLAMQEFMILPIGASSFKEAMRIGAEVYHNLKNVIKKKYGQDATNVGDEGGFAPNILENQEALELIKDAIAKAGYTNEVVIGMDVAASEFYRGGKYDLDFKSPDDPSRHITPDQLADLYKSFIKDYPVVSIEDPFDQDDWEAWTNFTGSSDIQIVGDDLTVTNPSRITKAVETKACNCLLLKVNQIGTVTESMRACKMAQENGWGVMVSHRSGETEDTFIADLVVGLCTGQIKTGAPCRSERLAKYNQILRIEEELGDLARFAGKNFRNPLI; this comes from the exons ATGTCCATTCGCAAGATCCACGCCAGAGAGATCTTTGATTCTCGCGGAAACCCCACTGTTGAGGTCGACCTTTACACTGACAATG GCTTGTTTAGGGCAGCCGTACCAAGCGGTGCATCTACTGGAATCTATGAAGCCTTGGAGCTCAGGGACAATGACAAGTCTCGCTACCTTGGGAAAG gaGTCTCACAGGCTGTAGGACACATAAACTCAACTATTGCGCCTGCACTTGTCGGCAAA GATCTATCAGTTGTTGAGCAAGAGAGAATTGACCAGATGATGATTGACCTGGATGGCACAGAGAACAAAT CCAAATTTGGAGCAAATGCCATCCTGGGAGTGTCCCTGGCTGTTTGCAAAGCCGGTGCAGCGGAGAAAGGTATCCCCCTGTATCGTCATATTGCTGACCTTGCAGGAAACCCAGAAGTTATCTTGCCAGTGCCG GCCTTCAATGTGATCAACGGCGGCTCTCATGCAGGCAACAAACTTGCCATGCAGGAGTTCATGATCCTGCCCATTGGTGCGAGCAGCTTCAAAGAGGCCATGCGCATTGGAGCCGAGGTTTACCACAACCTCAAAAACGTCATTAAGAAGAAATATGGTCAGGATGCCACCAATGTGGGCGATGAAGGGGGCTTCGCTCCAAACATCCTGGAGAACCAGGAGG ctctggaGCTAATAAAGGATGCCATCGCCAAGGCAGGATACACAAATGAGGTCGTGATCGGCATGGACGTGGCAGCATCTGAATTCTACAGGGGGGGAAAGTATGACCTGGACTTCAAGTCTCCTGACGACCCGAGCCGCCACATCACTCCTGACCAGCTGGCTGATCTCTACAAGAGCTTTATCAAGGATTATCCAG TGGTTTCCATCGAGGATCCCTTTGACCAGGATGACTGGGAGGCCTGGACCAACTTCACTGGAAGCTCCGACATCCAGATTGTTGGAGATGATCTCACAGTGACCAACCCCAGCCGCATCACCAAGGCTGTGGAGACGAAGGCCTGCAACTGTCTGCTGCTTAAAGTCAATCAGATTGGCACAGTTACCGAGTCTATGCGAGC gTGCAAGATGGCTCAGGAGAACGGCTGGGGTGTGATGGTCAGCCATCGCTCCGGTGAGACTGAGGACACCTTCATAGCAGACTTGGTGGTCGGCTTATGCACCGGACAG ATCAAGACCGGGGCTCCCTGTCGCTCTGAGCGTTTGGCCAAATACAACCAGATTCTCAG aATTGAAGAGGAACTGGGAGACCTGGCTCGCTTTGCTGGGAAAAACTTTAGAAATCCATTGATTTGA
- the ppil1 gene encoding peptidyl-prolyl cis-trans isomerase-like 1 translates to MSGIPPDTWQPPTVTLDTTMGTLVVELYWRHAPKTCKNFAELARRGYYTNTKFHRVIKAFMVQGGDPTGTGRGGASIFGKQFEDELNPELKFTGAGILAMANAGPDTNGSQFFLTLAPTQWLDGKHTIFGRVYQGLGVLNRIGMVETSSQDRPAEDIKILRTNVPS, encoded by the exons ATGTCGGGGATACCTCCAGACACATGGCAGCCGCCAACCGTGACTCTGGACACGAC GATGGGTACACTTGTGGTGGAGCTATATTGGAGACATGCACCCAAGACCTGCAAGAACTTTGCAGAGCTGGCCAGAAGGGGTTACTACACCAACACAAAGTTTCACCGAGTGATCAAAGCCTTCATGGTGCAGGGAGGAGACCCTACAGGAACAG GCCGTGGCGGTGCCTCCATATTCGGCAAACAGTTTGAAGATGAGCTAAATCCAGAACTGAAATTCACAG GTGCAGGTATTCTGGCGATGGCCAATGCAGGACCGGATACAAATGGAAGCCAGTTCTTCCTCACTCTTGCACCTACTCAGTGGTTAGATGGAAAGCACACTATTTTTGGACGAGTGTACCAGGGGTTAGGAGTGCTGAACCGGATTGGGATGGTAGAGACGAGCAGTCAAGATCGGCCAGCTGAAGATATCAAAATCCTCAGAACTAATGTACCCAGTTAA